A segment of the Hymenobacter psoromatis genome:
TCGGTACGATTACTCAGAGCTACAATTAGATTTGCTCTTCTTCATCATATCCAAGCTGCGGAAGGACCAAAAGACTAGCCTCTATGAACTACCTATCAAAGAGCTATCCCTTCTAACTGGCAAACAATATCACTTGCCCTACCTCCGACAAGCAACCGAAGGGCTAG
Coding sequences within it:
- a CDS encoding replication initiation protein, with amino-acid sequence MEKEVEIRQHNALTNARYDYSELQLDLLFFIISKLRKDQKTSLYELPIKELSLLTGKQYHLPYLRQATEGL